Proteins from a single region of Mucilaginibacter daejeonensis:
- a CDS encoding DUF5703 domain-containing protein, giving the protein MMRRYLSAIACLLLALTAKAQTAAQQLDRYDVTWNSQSQNSSESMPCGGGDIGLNVWVENGDLLFYLSKSGTFDENNAFLKLGRVRVKLMPNPFEGKGFKQQLSLRTGSVTIQGSHAGVNANIKVWVDVHAPVIHVDMNANKPVKMQATYESWRFEDRIPKGRENMQGSWKWANRTDIRTRKDVISVNNNAITFYHHNLDTTVFDATVAHEGMASVKAQMTDPLRNLTFGGQMQGKDLIAAGTYSGTYLSTPYQAWKLESRSATRQQSFQITLHTEQTPDVSLWQAGLQRTVRTATNARKAWDATQAWWKSYWDRSYVHIDTDAPTKESWQVGRNYQLFRYMLGCNAFGEYPTKFNGGLFTYDPEFTNNTFKFTPDFRNWGGGLMTAQNQRLVYFPMLKSGDEDLMKPQFDFYLRALKNAELRSKVYWGHAGASFTEQLENFGLPNMVEYGLKRPAGYDAGMEYNAWLEYEWDTVLEFCYMMLETQRYTGKDIKQYVPFIESCLTFFNEHYQYLARNRGSKALDGSGHLVLYPGSGGETYKMAYNSTSTVAALKTVLTRLLELPEDHLSADARKNWQTILDRIPPISFREFNGYRTISPALTWERVNNTESTQLYPVFPWGMYGVGKPDLDVALNTWKYDTLAVKFRSGVGWKQDNIFAARLGLTEEAAKLAIFKLKDSGRRFPAFWGPGFDWTPDHNWGGSGMIGLQEMLMQVDGKMIMLFPAWPKDWDVHFKLHAPYRTTIEAKLKGGQLVDLKVFPESRKADVVSMLK; this is encoded by the coding sequence ATGATGAGGAGATACTTATCAGCGATCGCATGCCTTTTGCTGGCGCTTACCGCAAAGGCACAAACGGCGGCTCAACAGCTCGATCGCTACGACGTGACCTGGAACAGTCAAAGCCAGAACTCAAGCGAAAGCATGCCCTGCGGTGGCGGCGACATTGGCCTGAACGTTTGGGTAGAGAACGGCGACCTGCTTTTTTACCTCTCCAAAAGTGGCACGTTCGACGAGAACAATGCCTTCTTGAAACTTGGCCGTGTGCGGGTAAAATTAATGCCTAACCCCTTCGAGGGGAAGGGCTTCAAACAACAGCTATCCTTACGTACAGGCTCCGTGACCATTCAAGGCAGCCATGCAGGGGTGAACGCCAACATCAAGGTGTGGGTAGATGTACATGCCCCGGTGATCCATGTAGATATGAACGCCAATAAGCCTGTGAAGATGCAGGCCACTTATGAAAGCTGGCGTTTTGAGGACCGCATACCCAAAGGCCGCGAGAACATGCAGGGATCCTGGAAATGGGCTAACCGCACCGACATCCGTACCCGTAAGGATGTCATCTCTGTGAATAATAACGCCATCACCTTTTATCACCACAACCTCGATACAACGGTCTTCGACGCCACCGTGGCCCATGAGGGTATGGCTTCAGTAAAGGCGCAGATGACCGACCCATTGCGCAACCTCACCTTTGGCGGGCAAATGCAGGGTAAAGATCTGATAGCGGCCGGCACCTATAGCGGTACTTATTTGAGTACACCTTACCAAGCATGGAAGCTGGAAAGCCGGTCGGCAACTCGCCAACAAAGCTTTCAGATCACCTTGCATACCGAGCAAACACCGGATGTATCCTTGTGGCAAGCCGGTTTACAACGAACAGTACGAACTGCCACTAATGCGAGAAAAGCCTGGGATGCTACCCAAGCATGGTGGAAAAGCTACTGGGACCGCAGTTATGTTCACATTGATACTGATGCGCCTACCAAGGAGAGCTGGCAGGTTGGACGTAATTATCAGCTATTCCGCTATATGCTGGGCTGCAATGCCTTTGGCGAATACCCTACTAAATTTAATGGCGGGTTATTTACATATGATCCTGAGTTCACCAATAATACATTTAAGTTCACACCAGATTTCCGGAATTGGGGTGGTGGATTAATGACCGCCCAGAACCAGCGTTTGGTGTACTTCCCCATGCTTAAAAGCGGCGATGAGGACCTGATGAAGCCGCAATTTGATTTTTACCTACGTGCTTTAAAAAATGCCGAGTTAAGATCGAAGGTTTACTGGGGTCATGCAGGAGCCAGCTTCACCGAACAGTTAGAGAACTTTGGCCTGCCTAACATGGTAGAGTACGGCCTGAAACGTCCAGCCGGTTATGATGCAGGCATGGAGTACAATGCCTGGCTTGAATATGAATGGGATACGGTATTAGAGTTTTGCTACATGATGCTGGAGACACAACGTTACACCGGCAAGGATATCAAACAGTACGTGCCCTTTATTGAGAGTTGCCTCACCTTCTTCAATGAGCATTACCAGTACCTGGCCCGCAACCGCGGCAGCAAAGCACTGGATGGTTCCGGTCATTTGGTGCTATATCCGGGCTCGGGTGGAGAGACCTACAAAATGGCTTACAATTCTACATCAACGGTGGCTGCCTTAAAGACCGTGTTGACCAGACTACTTGAACTACCCGAAGACCATTTAAGTGCTGATGCACGCAAGAACTGGCAGACGATACTCGACCGCATCCCTCCCATCAGTTTCAGGGAGTTTAACGGCTATCGCACTATATCGCCGGCACTGACCTGGGAGCGCGTGAACAATACGGAAAGCACTCAGCTGTATCCGGTATTCCCGTGGGGTATGTACGGCGTTGGCAAGCCTGACCTCGATGTTGCCCTCAACACCTGGAAGTACGACACCCTTGCCGTAAAGTTCAGGAGCGGTGTAGGCTGGAAACAGGATAACATTTTTGCGGCCCGGTTGGGGTTGACCGAGGAAGCCGCTAAACTGGCCATCTTCAAGCTAAAGGATTCCGGTCGGCGCTTTCCGGCATTTTGGGGGCCAGGCTTTGACTGGACGCCCGACCATAACTGGGGTGGTTCAGGTATGATCGGCTTGCAGGAAATGCTGATGCAGGTAGATGGCAAAATGATCATGCTATTCCCTGCCTGGCCTAAAGACTGGGATGTGCATTTTAAACTGCATGCACCCTATCGAACCACTATCGAAGCTAAGCTGAAAGGCGGCCAATTGGTCGACCTGAAAGTGTTTCCGGAGAGCAGGAAGGCTGATGTGGTGAGTATGTTGAAGTAA
- a CDS encoding aceric acid hydrolase has protein sequence MRRIMKIGYVLALLAGSTGAFAQSKALTNTSASPYAKLSGLDMGAVSWTKGFWADRLQVCRDTMIPNLWKVYTDPKVSHAYRNFEIAAGLDTGSHSGPPFHDGDFYKLFEGVASMYTMTHDPKLDALMDKTIAVIAKAQRADGYIHTPTLIAQKNDPKNAKAFADRLNFETYNLGHLMTAGCVHYRATGKRTLLNVAIKATDYLYKFYKTASPELARNAICPSHYMGVVEMYRTTRDPKYLELSKNLIDIRGLMKDGTDDNQDRIPFRQQTKVMGHAVRANYLFAGAADVYAETGDSTLMHTLNLMWNDMVNRKMYVTGGCGALYDGVSPDGTSYQPTDVQKVHQAYGRDYQLPNFTSHNETCANIGNVLWNWRMLQTTGNAKYADVMELALYNSVLSGISLDGKNFLYTNPMSYSDSLPFQQRWSKDRVPYIKLSNCCPPNVVRTIAEVSDYAYSIADKGLYFNLYGGNALNAVLKDGSKLKLDQQTEYPWDGKVVITMKQVPAKAYSLFLRIPGWCKGASLMVNGQAVNASLVSGQYAEVNRKWKAGDKVELSLPMPVQLMEANPLVEEVRNQVAVKRGPVVYCLESVDLPKGQKVFNVAIPAKNDLKPELIKIENSPIMSLIGSVDVRNQSNWTNKLYREVGSVDASKVNIRLIPYYAWGNRGHVDMETWMPLDR, from the coding sequence ATGAGAAGGATAATGAAGATAGGATACGTTTTAGCATTGCTGGCCGGCTCTACCGGCGCTTTTGCGCAAAGCAAGGCGCTTACTAATACCTCGGCCAGTCCGTACGCCAAGTTGAGCGGTCTGGATATGGGTGCGGTAAGCTGGACCAAAGGTTTCTGGGCCGACCGTTTGCAGGTTTGCCGCGATACCATGATCCCTAACCTTTGGAAGGTGTACACCGACCCTAAAGTTAGCCATGCCTATCGCAATTTTGAGATAGCGGCCGGGCTGGATACCGGTTCACATTCTGGTCCGCCGTTCCATGATGGTGATTTTTATAAGCTGTTCGAAGGCGTGGCCAGCATGTACACCATGACCCACGACCCGAAGCTGGATGCATTGATGGATAAAACCATCGCAGTGATCGCGAAAGCGCAGCGTGCTGATGGTTACATCCACACCCCAACGCTCATCGCGCAAAAGAATGACCCTAAAAATGCCAAGGCATTTGCCGACCGCCTGAACTTTGAGACCTACAACTTAGGCCACCTCATGACGGCGGGCTGTGTGCATTACCGTGCCACAGGTAAACGTACCTTACTCAACGTAGCCATCAAAGCTACCGACTACCTGTACAAATTCTACAAAACGGCATCGCCGGAGTTGGCGCGTAACGCTATCTGCCCATCGCACTATATGGGTGTGGTGGAGATGTACCGCACCACGCGAGACCCTAAATATTTGGAACTGTCAAAGAACCTGATCGATATACGTGGTTTGATGAAGGATGGTACTGATGACAACCAGGATCGTATCCCATTTCGCCAGCAAACCAAAGTGATGGGGCATGCTGTAAGGGCCAATTACCTGTTCGCGGGTGCGGCGGATGTTTATGCCGAGACGGGCGACAGCACCCTGATGCACACGCTTAACCTGATGTGGAACGATATGGTGAACCGCAAAATGTATGTGACCGGCGGTTGCGGCGCCCTGTATGATGGCGTATCGCCCGATGGTACTTCATATCAGCCTACCGATGTGCAAAAGGTGCATCAGGCTTATGGGAGAGACTATCAGCTGCCCAACTTCACCTCGCACAATGAGACCTGTGCCAACATAGGTAACGTGCTTTGGAACTGGCGCATGCTGCAAACTACCGGCAATGCCAAGTATGCCGATGTGATGGAACTTGCGTTGTACAATAGTGTTCTTTCGGGCATCAGCCTTGACGGTAAGAATTTTTTGTACACCAACCCCATGAGCTACTCAGATAGCTTGCCGTTCCAGCAGCGTTGGAGTAAGGATCGTGTGCCGTACATCAAGCTATCCAACTGCTGCCCGCCTAACGTGGTACGCACCATAGCCGAAGTAAGCGATTATGCTTACAGCATAGCCGACAAAGGCTTATACTTTAACCTGTACGGGGGCAACGCCCTGAACGCCGTTTTAAAAGATGGTTCGAAGCTTAAATTGGACCAGCAGACCGAGTACCCATGGGATGGCAAAGTGGTGATCACCATGAAGCAGGTGCCTGCTAAGGCGTATTCATTATTTTTGAGGATACCGGGTTGGTGCAAAGGTGCCAGCCTGATGGTCAACGGTCAGGCGGTTAATGCATCGCTTGTAAGCGGCCAATATGCTGAGGTTAACCGTAAGTGGAAAGCCGGCGACAAAGTAGAGCTAAGCTTGCCTATGCCGGTGCAGTTGATGGAAGCCAATCCGTTGGTAGAGGAGGTACGCAACCAGGTAGCCGTTAAACGCGGACCGGTGGTCTATTGCCTCGAATCGGTGGATCTGCCTAAAGGACAAAAGGTCTTCAATGTGGCCATCCCAGCCAAGAACGACCTGAAGCCTGAGCTGATCAAGATCGAGAATAGCCCGATCATGAGCCTGATCGGTAGCGTTGATGTGCGTAACCAAAGCAACTGGACCAACAAGCTTTATCGCGAAGTAGGGTCGGTAGATGCCTCAAAGGTCAACATCAGGCTGATCCCGTATTACGCCTGGGGTAACCGCGGCCATGTGGACATGGAGACCTGGATGCCTTTGGATAGATAA
- a CDS encoding glycosyl hydrolase has product MPQKAVTEVKHLPRHQRRAGSSLCKYTGKSILTFSSLTKYCCLFIALNFLAVSAKAQVGKKQAAKTDLLQLFQKPPGSAKPWVLWYWMQAAITKKGITADLEAMKKAGIGGAYLVTIKPAANPPFIDPPVEQLTPEWWDMVKFAMNEADRLGLKMGMHVSDGFALAGGPWITPEMSMQKVVWTETHIKGGKTYNDTLQRPENYKGYYKDIAVLAYPSLPGSGVSTKTVVPKVTTSLPATDVQFLVEPKGKKSLSTGDPCWIQFEFKQPFTCRSMVIHTNSPNYQSERLTVMASEDGQNFRKITQLQPPRHGWQDNDAEVTQAIVPTTAKYFRLVYDKEGSEPGAEDLDFAKWKQSLKITGVELSGQPRIGQYEGKTGEVWRVSKSTTAAELPDGTCIPKDKIINITHKLDANGRLRWHAPASDWTILRVGHTSTGHTNATGGKGSGLECDKFSPEATELQFKNWWGKTYDMLDPKVADRTLKMFYIDSWECGSQNWSKNFAQEFKQRRGYDLISYLPVMAGMPVQSADESEKVLADVRQTIAELIVDKFYTTLERLAHERGRTFTAESVAPTMVSDGMMHYQKADIPMGEFWLNSPTHDKPNDMLDAISSGHIYGKNIIQSESFTELRTMWDEHPAMLKSLADRNLALGVNRLTFHVNTLNPWIDRKPGLTLDGIGLFMQRDQTWYKQSRAWITYLQRCQALLQQGHPVVDIAVFTGEQTPRRSMLPDRLIPTLPGLFGAERVAREKERLANTGLPMRTMPIGVNSGANMVGAEDLIDPLRGYKYDSFNLDALMRLATVRNGRIELPGGASYKVLVIPGNTQMLPNGTVRSAKVIARLNELVAQGATIIYHANAGPVLTQAGKGKVITGPFEKDDLSSLGLPRDMQVTENDGQYAKNVSWSHRKDGNVDIYFISNQTDHPRDLRVSLRESGRTPELWDALTGITTSAGDWKQANGRTELTIKLEPSGSVFVVLRNKAKKIAKSNNWPVAQTLQTLEPAYTVTFNPQLGGPKAPVKWNNLQDWSKQADTTIKYYSSTATYDQTFNYKGDAKSTTNIWLDLGKVNNVAEVIVNGVNCGIAWTAPYRVNISQALKPGINKLRIAVTNTWANRLMGDHNLPKEKQITWTNAPYRLEGKSLLPAGLMGPVVIERLK; this is encoded by the coding sequence ATGCCCCAAAAAGCAGTGACCGAAGTAAAACATCTTCCGCGGCATCAGCGCCGTGCGGGTAGCAGTTTATGTAAGTACACAGGCAAAAGTATACTCACTTTTTCGAGCCTGACAAAATACTGCTGTCTGTTCATAGCACTGAATTTCTTAGCTGTCAGCGCCAAGGCGCAGGTGGGCAAAAAGCAGGCAGCTAAAACCGACCTGCTGCAGCTATTCCAAAAACCACCCGGATCGGCCAAGCCATGGGTGCTGTGGTACTGGATGCAGGCGGCCATCACCAAAAAAGGCATCACTGCCGATCTGGAGGCCATGAAAAAGGCTGGCATTGGCGGCGCTTATCTGGTGACCATTAAACCTGCTGCCAATCCGCCATTCATTGATCCGCCTGTTGAGCAGTTGACCCCAGAGTGGTGGGACATGGTCAAGTTTGCCATGAACGAGGCTGACCGACTTGGCCTGAAAATGGGTATGCATGTGAGTGATGGTTTTGCATTGGCCGGCGGTCCGTGGATCACGCCTGAGATGTCGATGCAAAAAGTGGTGTGGACCGAGACCCACATCAAAGGCGGCAAAACTTATAACGATACCCTGCAAAGGCCGGAGAATTATAAAGGTTATTACAAAGATATCGCGGTTTTGGCTTACCCGTCGCTGCCCGGTTCAGGGGTAAGCACCAAAACGGTTGTTCCCAAAGTGACCACCAGTTTACCCGCTACCGATGTGCAGTTCCTGGTGGAGCCTAAGGGTAAAAAAAGCTTATCTACCGGTGATCCCTGCTGGATACAATTCGAATTCAAACAGCCGTTCACCTGCCGCTCAATGGTCATCCATACCAATTCGCCTAACTACCAATCGGAGCGTTTGACGGTAATGGCCAGTGAAGATGGGCAGAACTTCCGCAAGATCACCCAACTGCAACCGCCACGCCATGGCTGGCAAGATAACGATGCCGAGGTGACGCAAGCTATCGTACCTACAACGGCTAAATATTTCCGTTTGGTGTACGACAAAGAAGGCTCAGAGCCCGGTGCCGAGGACCTGGACTTTGCCAAGTGGAAGCAATCGCTCAAGATCACCGGAGTGGAGCTTTCGGGCCAGCCGCGCATAGGTCAGTATGAAGGTAAAACGGGTGAAGTATGGCGTGTGAGTAAAAGCACGACAGCAGCAGAACTGCCCGACGGTACCTGTATCCCTAAAGATAAGATCATCAACATTACCCATAAACTGGATGCCAACGGCCGTTTGCGATGGCACGCACCGGCCAGTGACTGGACCATCCTTCGCGTTGGGCATACCTCAACAGGGCATACCAATGCCACCGGCGGTAAGGGTTCGGGTTTAGAGTGCGATAAGTTCAGTCCCGAAGCCACCGAGTTGCAATTCAAGAACTGGTGGGGCAAGACCTACGATATGCTTGACCCTAAGGTGGCCGATCGCACCTTAAAGATGTTCTATATCGATAGCTGGGAGTGCGGCAGCCAAAACTGGTCTAAGAACTTTGCGCAAGAGTTCAAGCAGCGCAGAGGGTATGATCTGATCAGCTACCTGCCCGTTATGGCCGGTATGCCGGTACAAAGTGCTGACGAGTCGGAAAAGGTATTGGCAGATGTTCGACAGACCATCGCTGAACTGATCGTCGATAAATTTTACACTACGTTGGAGCGTTTAGCGCACGAACGTGGTCGCACGTTCACTGCCGAAAGTGTAGCACCTACCATGGTGAGCGATGGTATGATGCACTACCAAAAGGCCGATATCCCCATGGGAGAGTTCTGGTTGAACAGTCCGACGCACGATAAGCCGAACGATATGCTGGATGCTATTTCGAGCGGGCACATCTATGGCAAAAATATCATTCAATCTGAATCATTCACCGAGCTGCGCACCATGTGGGACGAGCACCCGGCGATGTTAAAATCACTTGCCGACCGCAACTTGGCATTGGGTGTCAATCGCCTCACCTTTCACGTGAATACGCTAAACCCATGGATCGACCGCAAACCGGGCCTGACCCTCGATGGTATTGGGTTGTTCATGCAGCGCGACCAGACCTGGTATAAGCAAAGCCGTGCCTGGATCACTTACCTGCAGCGTTGTCAGGCTTTATTGCAACAAGGGCATCCGGTCGTTGATATCGCAGTATTCACCGGGGAGCAAACCCCACGACGGTCCATGCTGCCCGATCGTTTGATCCCTACGCTTCCAGGTTTGTTCGGCGCTGAAAGAGTTGCCCGTGAGAAGGAACGTTTAGCTAACACAGGTTTACCCATGCGCACCATGCCGATCGGGGTGAACAGTGGTGCCAACATGGTAGGTGCGGAAGACCTGATCGACCCTTTGCGCGGATACAAGTATGATTCCTTCAACCTTGATGCTTTGATGCGCTTGGCCACCGTACGCAACGGCCGCATCGAGTTGCCGGGCGGCGCCAGTTATAAGGTTCTGGTGATCCCAGGCAATACGCAAATGCTGCCTAACGGCACAGTAAGGTCGGCCAAAGTGATCGCCCGTTTGAACGAACTGGTGGCACAAGGCGCTACGATCATCTATCACGCAAACGCAGGTCCGGTGTTAACACAGGCGGGAAAAGGCAAAGTGATCACTGGCCCGTTCGAAAAAGATGACCTAAGCAGTTTGGGCTTACCGCGTGATATGCAGGTGACCGAAAATGACGGACAGTATGCAAAAAACGTATCATGGTCGCACCGGAAGGATGGCAATGTCGATATCTACTTCATATCTAACCAAACCGATCATCCTCGCGATCTGCGTGTCTCATTACGCGAGTCGGGGCGCACACCTGAGCTTTGGGATGCACTGACAGGCATCACCACATCTGCTGGTGATTGGAAACAAGCCAACGGCCGCACCGAATTGACGATCAAACTGGAGCCAAGCGGGTCGGTGTTCGTGGTGCTAAGAAATAAGGCTAAGAAAATTGCCAAGTCGAACAATTGGCCGGTCGCGCAAACACTGCAAACTCTTGAACCGGCCTATACCGTCACCTTCAATCCGCAACTTGGCGGACCAAAAGCTCCGGTGAAATGGAACAACCTGCAAGATTGGAGCAAGCAGGCCGACACCACGATCAAATATTATTCGAGTACTGCCACGTACGACCAAACGTTCAATTATAAGGGAGATGCCAAAAGCACTACTAATATATGGCTAGATCTTGGCAAGGTTAACAACGTGGCCGAAGTTATTGTTAACGGCGTGAACTGCGGCATAGCGTGGACAGCGCCTTATCGTGTCAACATCAGCCAGGCGTTGAAACCGGGCATCAATAAGTTACGAATAGCCGTGACCAACACCTGGGCTAACAGGTTAATGGGCGATCATAACTTGCCTAAAGAAAAACAGATCACCTGGACCAACGCGCCATACCGTTTAGAGGGCAAATCATTACTGCCTGCCGGTTTGATGGGGCCGGTAGTGATAGAGAGGTTGAAATAG
- a CDS encoding glycoside hydrolase family 2 TIM barrel-domain containing protein encodes MVDKTPAAVPNAPAVFQTEPWEDPLVSSINRDASRATAYSFSNVADAVTGDRERSGRMLSLNGQWDFSFAEKPADAPKDFYKGRVSGWKKITVPSSVEMLGYGKPIYKSAVYPFRPVNPPHVPLDMNGVGSYQRTFTLPANWKDMNVTLHFGGVSSGFKVWLNGKFLGYGEDSFLSSEFNITPYLQAGENIVSVQNIRWSDGSFLEDQDQWRLSGIHREVMLLAEPKLRIADFFYQTKLDKEYKDALLSIRPRIENLTGKAIKGYQIKAQLFDQNKKEVFQKPLQRSVESIINEIYPRLDNVKFGLLEAEVKNPAKWSDERPNLYTLTLSLQDSTGHTLEVKSCRVGFRSVEFRKTDSKLLINGKVTYLYGINRPDHHPVKGKALSREDILEDVRTIKRFNFNCIRTSHYPMDPYLYDLCDQYGILVIDEANLETHGLGSKLSNDPQWTSAYLDRATRMVMRDKNHPSIVIWSLGNEAGRGPNHAAMAAWIHDFDITRPVHYEPAQGTPQAEGYIDVTDARYLKPNDHSHRLQNPIDEPYVDIVSRMYPALYTAPLLVNQRNGDNRPIFFVEYSHAMGNSNGNLKDLWDQWRSLPRVIGGAIWEFKDQGLLKRDSVGTPFYAYGGDFGEKYYDNFTIKGTVASDGRPKAAMFESKHVFQPVVAELTDVPKCLIKITNRSAVQNLSAYTVMLQLREDGNIIVRKALPVMSLAAGKDTVISIRQYLPSFKAGREYLADIHFSLGKDELWAAKGYEIASDQFTLKGLAAAEFPQKNNGKLVVTEAANGPTITGKGFAINFDMKNGALTSYKWNGQEQIFAPLLPHFSRPVTDNDHRGWKAERKLRPWFTVKPVLKQISIGQGSDGSAVINSDYSLMNDSAEVNVSYNISGSGVVKVNYEFIPKVSGLNNLPKVGMQGGIKRAYDNISYYGRGPLENYIDRNSGSEAGIYTQPIADFMENYAVPQENGNRTDVRWMFLGDKQQNGLLVTADSLLSMSAWPYTEANIVAAKHTNKLKDAGYITLNIDLIQMGVGGNDSWSDVAAPLEKYQIPAKPYRYGFSLYPCKATAAKMSEVVRKVKGI; translated from the coding sequence TTGGTAGATAAAACGCCTGCGGCCGTGCCTAACGCACCCGCTGTGTTCCAGACCGAGCCTTGGGAAGATCCCCTGGTGAGCAGTATCAACCGTGACGCTTCTCGGGCTACGGCATATTCGTTCAGCAATGTGGCTGATGCCGTTACCGGCGACCGCGAACGTTCAGGCCGCATGTTGTCGCTGAACGGACAATGGGATTTTAGCTTTGCCGAAAAACCTGCCGATGCGCCTAAGGACTTTTATAAAGGCCGGGTATCAGGCTGGAAAAAGATCACTGTCCCATCAAGCGTAGAAATGCTGGGTTACGGCAAGCCGATCTATAAAAGCGCTGTGTATCCGTTCCGCCCGGTGAACCCACCCCATGTACCGCTGGATATGAATGGCGTAGGCAGCTATCAGCGCACCTTCACCCTGCCGGCCAACTGGAAGGATATGAACGTGACGCTGCATTTTGGCGGGGTAAGTTCGGGCTTCAAGGTGTGGCTGAACGGTAAGTTCCTGGGTTATGGCGAGGATAGCTTCCTGTCGTCAGAATTTAACATCACTCCATATTTACAGGCTGGCGAGAACATCGTATCGGTGCAGAACATCCGCTGGAGCGATGGTTCCTTTTTGGAAGATCAGGACCAATGGCGTTTGAGCGGCATCCACCGGGAGGTAATGCTATTAGCAGAGCCAAAGCTGCGTATAGCCGACTTTTTTTATCAGACCAAACTGGACAAGGAGTACAAGGATGCTTTGTTGAGCATCCGCCCACGCATCGAGAATCTGACCGGTAAAGCGATCAAAGGTTACCAGATCAAGGCTCAATTGTTTGATCAGAACAAGAAAGAGGTTTTTCAAAAGCCATTGCAACGCAGTGTAGAGAGTATCATCAATGAGATATATCCGCGTTTGGATAACGTGAAGTTCGGCCTGTTAGAGGCAGAGGTAAAGAACCCGGCCAAGTGGAGTGATGAGCGACCGAATTTGTACACATTGACCCTGTCATTACAAGATAGCACCGGCCATACGTTGGAAGTGAAAAGCTGCCGCGTAGGTTTTAGGAGTGTGGAGTTCCGTAAGACGGACAGTAAACTGCTGATCAATGGCAAGGTGACCTACCTGTACGGCATCAACCGACCGGACCATCACCCGGTAAAAGGCAAAGCGCTATCGCGCGAGGATATTTTGGAGGATGTGCGCACCATTAAAAGGTTCAATTTCAACTGTATCCGCACCAGCCATTACCCCATGGACCCGTACCTGTATGATCTTTGTGATCAATACGGCATCCTGGTGATCGATGAGGCTAACCTGGAGACACACGGCTTAGGATCCAAGTTAAGTAATGACCCTCAATGGACCAGCGCTTATTTGGACCGTGCCACCCGTATGGTGATGCGCGACAAGAACCACCCCAGCATTGTGATCTGGAGTTTGGGTAATGAGGCTGGTCGCGGACCTAACCATGCTGCTATGGCCGCCTGGATACATGATTTTGATATCACACGCCCGGTACACTACGAACCTGCGCAAGGTACACCGCAGGCCGAGGGTTATATCGATGTGACCGACGCCCGTTACCTCAAACCTAACGACCACTCGCACCGCTTACAGAACCCGATCGACGAGCCTTATGTGGACATCGTGAGCAGAATGTACCCCGCGCTGTATACCGCTCCTTTACTGGTGAACCAGCGTAATGGCGATAACCGGCCGATATTTTTTGTGGAGTATTCGCATGCAATGGGGAACTCTAACGGTAACCTGAAAGATCTTTGGGACCAGTGGCGTTCATTACCACGCGTGATCGGTGGCGCCATCTGGGAATTTAAAGATCAGGGCTTGTTGAAGCGCGACTCTGTGGGAACACCGTTCTACGCTTATGGCGGTGATTTTGGAGAAAAGTATTACGATAACTTTACCATTAAAGGAACGGTAGCCTCGGACGGCCGACCAAAAGCAGCCATGTTCGAGAGTAAGCACGTGTTCCAGCCGGTTGTAGCCGAGCTGACCGATGTTCCTAAATGCTTGATCAAGATCACTAATCGTAGCGCGGTACAAAACCTATCAGCTTATACCGTAATGCTTCAGCTACGCGAGGATGGGAACATTATCGTGAGGAAAGCATTACCGGTGATGAGCCTTGCGGCTGGTAAGGATACCGTGATCAGCATTCGCCAGTACCTGCCATCGTTCAAGGCCGGGCGTGAGTACCTGGCCGATATTCATTTCAGCTTAGGCAAAGACGAGTTGTGGGCAGCGAAAGGTTATGAGATCGCGTCGGATCAGTTCACCTTGAAAGGCTTAGCTGCTGCTGAGTTCCCACAGAAAAATAATGGTAAATTGGTGGTGACCGAGGCGGCTAATGGCCCTACGATCACCGGAAAAGGATTTGCCATCAATTTCGATATGAAGAATGGTGCACTGACCTCGTATAAGTGGAACGGGCAAGAACAGATCTTTGCGCCATTGCTGCCACATTTTAGTCGCCCGGTGACCGATAACGATCACCGTGGTTGGAAGGCCGAGCGCAAACTGAGACCGTGGTTCACGGTCAAACCGGTGCTAAAGCAGATAAGCATAGGGCAGGGCAGTGATGGTTCGGCGGTGATCAACAGCGATTACAGCCTCATGAATGACAGTGCCGAGGTGAACGTAAGCTATAATATCAGCGGTTCGGGTGTGGTCAAGGTCAACTATGAATTCATTCCTAAAGTATCGGGCCTGAACAACCTACCTAAAGTGGGTATGCAGGGCGGCATTAAACGCGCTTATGACAACATCAGCTACTACGGTCGCGGTCCGTTAGAAAATTATATCGATCGTAACAGCGGTTCAGAGGCTGGCATTTATACCCAACCGATAGCCGACTTTATGGAGAATTATGCTGTACCGCAAGAGAACGGCAATCGTACAGACGTGCGTTGGATGTTCCTGGGTGATAAACAGCAAAACGGTTTACTGGTAACAGCAGACAGTTTGTTAAGCATGAGCGCCTGGCCCTACACCGAAGCCAACATCGTGGCGGCCAAGCATACCAACAAGCTAAAGGATGCCGGTTACATCACCCTCAACATCGACCTGATTCAAATGGGCGTGGGCGGTAATGATAGTTGGTCAGACGTGGCAGCTCCATTGGAAAAATATCAGATTCCGGCCAAGCCGTACCGCTACGGTTTTAGCTTGTACCCATGCAAAGCCACCGCCGCTAAAATGAGTGAGGTGGTTAGGAAAGTTAAAGGAATATAG